In Allomuricauda ruestringensis DSM 13258, the following proteins share a genomic window:
- the sufC gene encoding Fe-S cluster assembly ATPase SufC, with translation MLEIKNLHASVDDKEILKGIDLKVNAGEVHAIMGPNGSGKSTLAEVIAGQEEFEVGEGSILLEGEDLEELSPEERAHKGVFLSFQYPVEIPGVSVTNFMRTAINESRKAQGLEDMPANEMLKKIREKSEMLEIDRKFLSRSLNEGFSGGEKKRNEIFQMAMMEPKLAILDETDSGLDIDALRIVANGVNKLRGKDNAIIVITHYQRLLEYIVPDFVHVLHDGKIVKSGTKQLALELEEKGYDWLKEEVV, from the coding sequence ATGCTAGAAATCAAAAATTTACACGCAAGCGTAGACGATAAAGAAATCCTTAAGGGAATTGACCTAAAGGTGAATGCAGGAGAGGTACACGCTATTATGGGACCCAACGGTTCAGGTAAAAGTACCTTGGCCGAAGTAATCGCGGGTCAAGAGGAATTTGAAGTAGGTGAAGGAAGCATCCTCTTGGAAGGAGAGGATTTGGAAGAACTTTCTCCAGAGGAAAGAGCTCATAAAGGTGTTTTTCTTTCGTTCCAATACCCCGTTGAGATTCCAGGGGTGTCGGTTACCAACTTTATGAGAACCGCCATTAACGAATCGAGAAAAGCACAAGGTTTGGAAGATATGCCAGCCAATGAAATGCTGAAAAAGATTCGTGAGAAGTCCGAAATGTTGGAAATTGATAGAAAATTTCTATCCCGTTCCTTGAACGAAGGTTTCTCTGGAGGTGAAAAGAAGCGTAACGAAATCTTTCAAATGGCGATGATGGAACCCAAATTGGCCATCTTGGACGAAACCGACTCTGGTTTGGACATTGATGCCCTTAGAATTGTGGCCAATGGTGTAAACAAATTGCGCGGCAAGGACAACGCCATTATCGTGATTACCCACTACCAGCGATTGCTGGAATACATCGTTCCCGATTTTGTTCACGTATTGCACGATGGTAAAATCGTGAAATCTGGAACCAAGCAATTAGCCTTGGAACTGGAGGAAAAAGGATACGACTGGTTAAAAGAAGAAGTTGTTTAA
- the sufD gene encoding Fe-S cluster assembly protein SufD: MDLKEKLVSSFLAFEDGLDLDHPVHEERNNAIKNFETKGFPTKKDEAWKYTSLRGLQKVDFSIFPKQETTLEYKDVKKYFLHEIDTYKIVFVDGVYSSYLSETTHDGVDVCLMSSAFSKPMFQQVIEVYFNKAASKDESLTSLNTAFCKEGAYIYIPKNKMPKKPIQILHLATGNEAALMLQPRNLIVAEDNAEVQIIERHQSLTGNEVFTNSVTEIFAGKDAIVDYYKVQNDESTASLVDNTYISQKNSSVVRVHTFSLGGKLIRNNLNFYQNGERIDSTLKGITILGDKQHVDHHTLVHHAQPNCESHQDYKGIFGDGSTGVFNGKIVVDKIAQKTDAFQQNNNILLSDKSTINSKPQLEIFADDVKCSHGCTIGQLDEEALFYLRSRGIPKKEAKALLMYAFANNVLESVRIPELKARINKIIANKLGVRMGFDL, encoded by the coding sequence ATGGATTTAAAGGAAAAATTAGTCTCCTCTTTTTTGGCTTTTGAAGATGGATTGGATTTAGATCATCCGGTACATGAAGAGCGAAACAATGCCATTAAGAACTTTGAGACAAAGGGCTTTCCCACCAAAAAGGACGAAGCTTGGAAATATACCTCGTTGAGAGGCTTGCAAAAAGTAGATTTCAGCATCTTTCCAAAGCAAGAGACCACTTTGGAATACAAAGATGTCAAGAAATACTTTCTCCACGAGATAGATACTTACAAAATTGTTTTTGTGGATGGCGTTTATAGCTCATACCTATCCGAAACAACGCACGATGGTGTGGATGTCTGTTTGATGAGCTCCGCGTTCAGCAAGCCGATGTTTCAACAGGTGATAGAGGTGTATTTCAACAAGGCGGCATCCAAGGATGAGTCTTTGACCTCGTTGAACACTGCATTTTGTAAAGAAGGAGCATACATCTACATTCCAAAGAACAAAATGCCCAAAAAGCCTATCCAAATATTGCATTTGGCCACAGGCAATGAGGCAGCTTTGATGCTACAACCTAGGAACTTGATCGTTGCCGAGGACAACGCCGAGGTTCAAATTATAGAACGTCACCAAAGCTTGACCGGCAACGAAGTGTTCACCAATTCCGTAACCGAAATTTTTGCGGGCAAGGATGCTATCGTTGATTATTACAAGGTTCAAAACGACGAGTCTACCGCTTCTTTGGTGGACAACACTTATATATCCCAAAAGAATAGCAGTGTCGTAAGGGTACACACCTTCTCTTTGGGCGGAAAATTGATTCGTAACAACCTGAACTTTTATCAGAATGGGGAGCGCATCGACTCTACATTAAAAGGAATTACCATTCTTGGGGATAAACAGCACGTGGATCATCATACTTTGGTACACCACGCGCAGCCCAACTGTGAGAGCCACCAAGATTACAAAGGAATATTTGGAGATGGTTCCACAGGGGTTTTCAACGGTAAGATTGTTGTGGACAAGATTGCTCAGAAAACGGATGCCTTTCAGCAGAACAACAATATTTTGTTGAGCGATAAATCGACCATCAACTCAAAACCCCAACTGGAGATTTTTGCGGACGATGTAAAATGTTCGCACGGATGTACCATTGGTCAGTTGGATGAAGAAGCACTCTTTTACCTAAGATCAAGAGGGATTCCTAAGAAAGAAGCTAAAGCTTTGTTGATGTACGCTTTTGCCAACAACGTGTTGGAAAGTGTTCGTATTCCCGAGCTTAAGGCACGAATCAACAAAATCATAGCCAATAAACTGGGCGTTCGTATGGGATTTGACCTTTAG
- a CDS encoding DUF2480 family protein, which yields MEKEIVNRVAQSKLITFNLEDYYPIGERKVLDIKDWLYEGFILREKEFRAHVEEHDWSNYQDAYVALQCSTDAIVPGWAFMLIASKLHPYAKKVVQGSLENLETALYQTILEQLDVSEFADKPVIIKGCSNKPVPENAYLMAVTKIQEVAKSVMYGEACSSVPLFKRKK from the coding sequence ATGGAAAAGGAAATCGTAAATAGAGTAGCGCAAAGCAAGTTGATTACCTTCAACTTGGAGGATTATTATCCCATAGGAGAACGTAAGGTGCTGGACATTAAAGATTGGTTGTACGAAGGCTTTATTTTGCGTGAAAAGGAGTTTCGTGCCCATGTGGAAGAACACGATTGGTCAAACTACCAAGATGCTTATGTAGCCTTGCAATGTTCCACGGATGCCATTGTGCCGGGTTGGGCCTTTATGCTGATTGCGTCCAAACTCCATCCTTATGCCAAAAAGGTGGTTCAAGGAAGCTTGGAAAATCTTGAAACCGCACTCTATCAAACTATACTGGAACAATTGGATGTTTCGGAATTTGCGGATAAACCCGTAATCATAAAAGGTTGTTCCAACAAACCCGTTCCCGAAAATGCCTACCTAATGGCCGTTACCAAAATACAAGAAGTGGCCAAAAGTGTCATGTACGGCGAAGCATGTTCATCTGTGCCCTTGTTTAAAAGAAAAAAATAA
- a CDS encoding iron-sulfur cluster assembly protein — protein MNEETTIDTQELGEKIVKVLKTIYDPEIPVDIYELGLIYDVFVNEEYEVKILMTLTSPNCPVAETLPVEVEEKVKSIDVLKDVEVEITFDPPWTQELMSEEAKLELGLL, from the coding sequence ATGAACGAAGAAACTACCATAGATACACAAGAACTGGGCGAAAAAATCGTAAAAGTGCTCAAGACCATTTATGATCCAGAGATTCCTGTGGACATATATGAACTGGGCTTGATTTACGATGTTTTCGTGAACGAAGAATACGAGGTGAAAATCCTGATGACGCTTACATCGCCCAACTGTCCCGTGGCCGAAACCCTGCCCGTTGAGGTTGAGGAAAAAGTAAAATCCATTGATGTTTTGAAGGATGTGGAGGTGGAGATCACGTTTGATCCCCCTTGGACCCAAGAGTTGATGAGCGAGGAGGCGAAGTTGGAGCTAGGTCTCTTGTAA
- a CDS encoding four helix bundle protein yields the protein MATVKRFEDLEIWQEARKLAEEINKLATSTALKNDYKLKDQIKGSSGSVMDNIAEGFERDGNMEFRQFLSIAKGSSGETRSQLYRVFDCGYISEEILDKLTSEYRQLSKRIASFMTYLNKKDYKGNKFR from the coding sequence ATGGCAACTGTAAAACGATTTGAAGACTTGGAAATTTGGCAAGAAGCGAGAAAGCTTGCTGAAGAAATCAATAAACTTGCAACTAGTACAGCGCTTAAAAACGACTATAAACTAAAAGACCAAATAAAAGGCTCGTCCGGTTCGGTTATGGACAACATAGCCGAGGGTTTTGAACGTGACGGCAATATGGAATTCCGTCAGTTTTTGTCCATAGCCAAAGGCTCTTCGGGCGAAACGCGTTCACAACTGTACCGAGTTTTTGATTGCGGATATATTTCAGAAGAAATTCTTGATAAATTAACTTCTGAATACAGGCAACTGAGCAAGAGAATTGCTTCGTTTATGACCTATTTAAATAAGAAAGATTACAAAGGAAATAAGTTCAGGTAA
- a CDS encoding SufE family protein, whose protein sequence is MTIKKIQEEIIDEFSMFDDWMQRYEYMIELGKALPLIEEQYKTDDNLIKGCQSKVWVHAELDDDKLVFTADSDAIITKGIIAILVRAFSNQKPQDIIDADVEFIDEIGLKEHLSPTRANGLVSMIKQLKLYAVAYQTQLK, encoded by the coding sequence ATGACCATAAAAAAAATACAGGAAGAGATAATAGACGAGTTCTCCATGTTCGACGACTGGATGCAGCGATATGAATATATGATTGAACTCGGAAAGGCCCTTCCATTGATAGAGGAACAGTACAAGACGGATGATAACCTGATCAAAGGTTGCCAGAGCAAGGTTTGGGTGCATGCCGAACTGGATGATGACAAATTGGTTTTTACTGCCGATAGCGATGCCATAATCACCAAAGGTATTATAGCCATATTGGTACGAGCTTTCAGCAATCAAAAACCACAGGACATTATTGATGCCGATGTTGAGTTTATAGATGAAATAGGACTTAAAGAACATTTGTCGCCAACACGTGCAAACGGATTGGTAAGTATGATCAAGCAACTAAAATTGTACGCGGTTGCCTATCAAACACAGTTAAAATAA
- a CDS encoding DUF3078 domain-containing protein, giving the protein MKKLLFTAVAFFVLLSATAQTEEELKAQIAPKKDSIAAIQSRVNALQAKLNALPGWKVGAFGTIGGSISQFNNWFAQGIPNNSSGNIGFTVNAFANLQEEKFFWRNAANLNLSWVKLDDKDDPTDNDSFRQATDVFNISSLYGRKLSEKFAISALAEYRTTILSNFNDPGYLDLGVGATWTPIPDLVVVMHPLNYNFVFSSEDTIFESSMGAKIVADYTKQIGAISFKSNLSLFQSYESSNLSNWTWTNSFSYKLWKMIGVGFDFGLRNNKQETLNYIVNNAPTTNPDATFDTIDNELQTYWTLGLSYKF; this is encoded by the coding sequence ATGAAAAAACTACTCTTTACTGCTGTGGCTTTCTTTGTGCTGTTATCGGCAACTGCACAGACCGAGGAAGAACTCAAAGCCCAAATCGCCCCAAAAAAAGATTCTATCGCTGCTATCCAGTCGCGGGTCAATGCGCTTCAAGCAAAACTGAACGCATTGCCGGGTTGGAAAGTTGGTGCTTTTGGAACCATTGGCGGAAGTATATCCCAGTTCAACAATTGGTTTGCCCAAGGAATTCCCAATAACTCATCAGGTAATATTGGATTTACCGTAAATGCTTTTGCCAATCTTCAAGAAGAGAAGTTTTTTTGGAGAAATGCTGCCAATTTGAACCTGTCTTGGGTTAAACTGGACGACAAGGACGACCCCACCGACAATGATAGTTTTCGCCAAGCTACGGATGTGTTCAATATTTCATCTTTGTATGGTAGAAAACTGAGTGAGAAATTTGCAATTTCTGCTTTGGCGGAATACAGGACCACCATTTTGAGCAACTTTAACGACCCAGGATACCTCGACCTTGGTGTAGGTGCTACGTGGACACCTATTCCGGATTTGGTGGTTGTGATGCATCCGCTCAACTACAACTTCGTGTTCAGTAGTGAAGATACTATTTTTGAATCTTCCATGGGTGCCAAGATTGTGGCAGACTACACCAAGCAAATTGGTGCGATTAGCTTTAAGAGTAACCTGTCCTTGTTCCAGAGTTATGAAAGTAGCAATTTGAGCAATTGGACATGGACCAACTCCTTTAGCTACAAGTTATGGAAAATGATTGGTGTAGGTTTTGACTTTGGATTGAGAAACAACAAGCAGGAAACCTTGAATTATATTGTAAACAACGCTCCAACTACAAACCCAGATGCCACGTTCGATACCATTGATAACGAGTTGCAAACATACTGGACCTTGGGATTGAGCTATAAGTTTTGA
- a CDS encoding aminotransferase class V-fold PLP-dependent enzyme has protein sequence MIVKTLDIQAIRKDFPILQREVNGKPLVYLDNAATSQTPQQVIDAIVNYYQGYNANIHRGVHTLSQEATDAYEAARYKIQKHFNIAHPYEVIFTSGTTDSINLVANGFNSFLKEGDEILVSAMEHHSNIVPWQMLCERTGAVLRVIPMNLEGELVMEEYRKLLSEKTKLVFCNHVSNALGTINPIKEIIDAAHEVGAAILIDGAQAAAHIKADLQALDVDFYTVSAHKMCGPTGVGMLYGKEEWLKKLPPYQGGGEMIAEVTFEKTTYADLPHKFEAGTPNICGGIAFGAALDYMNSIGFDAIAQYEDELVEYATEQLLTIDGLKIYGTAANKTSVISFNIEGIHPYDIGTIVDKLGIAVRTGHHCAQPIMDFYKIPGTVRASFSFYNTKEEVDKLVEAVKRARNMLL, from the coding sequence ATGATTGTAAAGACTCTAGACATACAAGCAATACGTAAGGACTTCCCCATCCTCCAAAGAGAGGTCAATGGGAAGCCTTTGGTGTATTTGGACAATGCAGCCACCTCACAGACACCACAGCAGGTAATCGATGCGATTGTAAATTATTACCAAGGCTATAATGCCAATATCCACCGTGGGGTACATACCCTGTCACAAGAAGCAACGGATGCCTACGAAGCAGCGCGGTATAAAATCCAAAAGCACTTTAATATTGCCCATCCCTACGAGGTGATTTTTACTTCGGGAACCACCGACAGTATCAATTTGGTTGCCAATGGATTCAATTCGTTTTTGAAAGAAGGAGACGAGATTCTGGTTTCTGCTATGGAGCACCATTCCAATATTGTGCCTTGGCAAATGCTGTGCGAACGAACAGGTGCAGTGCTCAGAGTGATTCCCATGAATCTGGAGGGAGAGTTGGTCATGGAAGAATATCGCAAGTTGTTGTCTGAAAAGACCAAGTTGGTATTCTGTAACCACGTTTCGAATGCATTGGGAACCATCAATCCAATAAAAGAAATCATTGATGCCGCCCACGAAGTCGGAGCCGCCATTCTGATTGATGGCGCACAGGCAGCGGCCCACATTAAAGCGGACCTACAAGCCTTGGATGTGGATTTTTATACCGTCTCCGCCCATAAAATGTGTGGGCCTACAGGTGTTGGAATGTTGTATGGCAAGGAGGAATGGCTTAAAAAATTGCCGCCCTACCAAGGAGGAGGGGAAATGATTGCCGAAGTTACTTTTGAAAAGACCACCTACGCCGATTTGCCCCATAAGTTTGAAGCAGGGACTCCGAACATCTGCGGAGGAATAGCTTTTGGTGCAGCATTGGATTATATGAACAGTATCGGTTTTGATGCCATCGCCCAGTATGAAGATGAGTTGGTGGAATATGCCACAGAACAATTGCTCACCATCGATGGACTGAAAATTTACGGAACGGCAGCGAACAAAACTTCGGTGATATCCTTCAATATTGAAGGAATCCATCCCTACGACATCGGTACCATAGTGGATAAATTGGGCATCGCCGTGCGTACAGGGCACCATTGTGCACAACCCATTATGGATTTTTATAAGATTCCGGGGACGGTAAGAGCCAGTTTCAGTTTTTACAATACCAAAGAAGAAGTGGATAAATTGGTCGAAGCCGTAAAGCGGGCCAGGAATATGTTGCTGTAG
- a CDS encoding porin family protein, with translation MKKSVSVVVIVLLASSLFVNAQERNFGVVGGINYGNIRGDRAESINSSWRLAYHFGIFSNISLSDRIALEPRILFSSKGYDDEIDFDELNFAPIDGPTIPQNRVNYTSRNNYLSVPVLLKYKLVNNLSLDLGPEIAFLLHSKDIITKVDREGFYAKGDVPNEGSGDFFLDYGAMAGVTYYFTDDASIQLNYFHGLSNLHRKNPIGDSTENNSVIQLSLGYLIF, from the coding sequence ATGAAAAAATCAGTAAGTGTTGTTGTAATTGTTTTGTTAGCGAGCAGTTTATTTGTGAATGCCCAAGAACGAAATTTTGGAGTTGTTGGAGGCATAAATTATGGAAATATTAGAGGAGATAGAGCAGAATCCATCAACAGTAGTTGGCGTCTTGCTTATCATTTTGGTATCTTTTCAAATATTTCATTGAGTGATAGGATAGCTTTGGAGCCAAGAATACTCTTTTCTTCAAAAGGATATGATGATGAAATTGATTTTGACGAGCTTAACTTTGCTCCAATAGATGGCCCAACTATTCCACAAAATCGTGTAAACTATACTAGTAGAAATAATTATCTGTCAGTTCCTGTATTGCTTAAATATAAGTTGGTGAATAATCTTAGTTTGGATTTGGGACCAGAAATTGCTTTCTTATTGCATTCAAAAGATATAATTACCAAAGTCGATAGAGAAGGCTTTTATGCGAAAGGTGATGTGCCGAATGAGGGTTCAGGTGATTTCTTTCTGGATTATGGAGCTATGGCTGGTGTAACCTATTATTTTACAGATGATGCATCCATACAACTTAATTATTTTCATGGGCTATCCAATTTACACAGAAAAAATCCCATAGGTGATTCAACGGAGAACAATTCAGTGATTCAACTTTCTTTAGGTTATCTTATTTTTTAA